The Desulfovibrionales bacterium genome includes a window with the following:
- the trpD gene encoding anthranilate phosphoribosyltransferase, whose amino-acid sequence MIKETLARVVNRQDLSEEEMTAVMEEIMSGACTPAQIGAFITALRMKGESVAEITGAARVMREKATQIKVEAEIVVDIVGTGGDASNTFNVSTTAAFVIAASGVKVAKHGNRAVSSRCGSADVLEALGANLDISPSLVAACIGKVGFGFLFAPKLHLAMKHAIGPRREIGLRTIFNILGPLTNPAGANVQVLGVYDGSLANTLASVLKNLGCKAAMVVFGEGGYDELSIVGPTRVSELKGGAVRDYVVQPDDFGLKRATPAEIIGGDAAKNAQIVRSIFAGEKGACRDMVVLNAAAALAISGKARDMSEGVRMAEELIDSGAAGKKLEEYITFSRKAA is encoded by the coding sequence GTGATCAAGGAAACGCTGGCTCGGGTAGTTAACCGCCAGGACTTAAGCGAAGAGGAAATGACGGCGGTTATGGAAGAGATTATGAGCGGCGCCTGTACGCCGGCCCAGATAGGGGCCTTTATCACGGCGCTCCGCATGAAGGGTGAATCTGTAGCGGAGATAACCGGAGCAGCCCGCGTAATGCGGGAAAAAGCCACTCAGATTAAGGTTGAGGCAGAGATAGTGGTGGATATCGTCGGCACCGGCGGTGACGCCTCTAATACCTTCAATGTTTCTACAACCGCTGCCTTTGTAATAGCCGCATCGGGAGTGAAAGTGGCGAAACATGGAAATCGTGCGGTCTCATCCCGTTGTGGGAGCGCCGATGTCCTGGAGGCGCTGGGGGCCAACTTAGATATTTCACCTTCACTCGTGGCCGCCTGCATAGGTAAGGTTGGTTTTGGCTTTCTTTTCGCTCCCAAATTACACCTGGCCATGAAACACGCCATCGGTCCCCGAAGGGAGATAGGACTGCGTACCATATTCAACATTCTTGGGCCTCTGACCAATCCGGCCGGGGCCAATGTTCAGGTCCTCGGGGTCTATGATGGCAGTCTGGCGAATACCTTGGCCTCGGTGCTGAAAAATCTGGGGTGCAAGGCGGCTATGGTGGTCTTTGGTGAAGGCGGGTATGACGAGCTGAGTATAGTTGGGCCTACCCGGGTAAGCGAACTCAAAGGAGGCGCTGTCCGCGATTATGTCGTGCAGCCGGATGATTTTGGCCTCAAAAGGGCTACTCCGGCGGAGATTATTGGTGGCGATGCGGCAAAAAACGCACAGATTGTGCGGTCTATTTTTGCCGGTGAAAAAGGGGCCTGCCGGGATATGGTGGTTCTTAATGCGGCTGCCGCCTTGGCTATCAGCGGCAAGGCGAGAGACATGTCCGAAGGTGTAAGGATGGCCGAGGAACTCATAGATAGCGGTGCAGCAGGCAAAAAGCTTGAGGAATACATCACGTTTTCCCGGAAAGCGGCATGA
- a CDS encoding aminodeoxychorismate/anthranilate synthase component II has protein sequence MIFILDNYDSFTYNLVQAFGEMGEDLIVERNDKIGLKGIERLSPSHLVISPGPCSPEEAGISVTAIRYFAGRLPILGVCLGHQSIGAAFGGRIARAERLMHGKTSLIYHDGQTIFEGLPLPFEATRYHSLIVEKESLPDCLEITAWTEEGEIMGLRHKELIIEGVQFHPESILTREGPGLLKNFTRLSGGRR, from the coding sequence ATGATATTCATCCTCGATAATTATGATTCCTTTACTTATAATCTCGTCCAGGCCTTTGGCGAGATGGGTGAAGACCTGATCGTGGAGCGCAACGATAAGATCGGCCTCAAGGGGATTGAAAGACTTTCTCCCTCACACCTGGTCATTTCTCCCGGGCCGTGTTCTCCGGAAGAGGCTGGCATTTCCGTGACAGCTATCCGGTATTTTGCCGGCCGGCTGCCCATACTCGGGGTCTGCCTGGGGCATCAGTCCATAGGCGCGGCCTTTGGCGGCCGCATAGCGCGCGCCGAAAGGCTCATGCACGGCAAGACCTCTTTGATCTATCACGACGGGCAAACGATTTTTGAGGGGCTGCCGCTGCCCTTTGAGGCCACGCGCTATCACTCGCTTATTGTAGAGAAAGAGTCCCTGCCCGATTGTCTGGAGATAACCGCCTGGACCGAAGAGGGAGAAATCATGGGCCTTCGGCACAAAGAGCTTATCATAGAGGGGGTACAATTCCACCCCGAATCAATCCTGACCAGAGAGGGACCGGGGCTCCTGAAGAATTTTACAAGACTGTCCGGGGGGAGGAGATGA